From Acidimicrobiia bacterium, a single genomic window includes:
- a CDS encoding GNAT family N-acetyltransferase yields the protein MVDMTPDQHEEDHAGYLAEISPDLVAHPHGTFVVAWLDGEPAGCGALKPLDAGSGVAEVKRMYTAPVARRRGVSRAVLSRLEAVAAALGYRTLQLETGTAQPEALALYASHGWHRIALYGRYQDDPDSVCFAKDLRPA from the coding sequence ATGGTGGACATGACTCCCGATCAGCACGAGGAGGACCATGCCGGCTACTTGGCGGAGATCTCGCCTGATCTGGTGGCGCACCCCCACGGCACCTTCGTGGTCGCCTGGCTGGATGGCGAACCAGCCGGGTGCGGAGCCCTCAAGCCCCTCGACGCTGGCTCAGGCGTGGCCGAGGTGAAGCGGATGTACACCGCGCCGGTCGCCCGCCGACGGGGGGTGAGCCGAGCCGTGCTCAGCCGCCTGGAGGCCGTCGCCGCCGCGCTGGGCTACCGCACGCTGCAGCTGGAGACCGGCACCGCACAGCCCGAGGCGCTGGCGCTGTATGCGTCGCACGGGTGGCATCGCATCGCGCTCTACGGTCGCTATCAGGACGATCCCGATTCGGTCTGCTTCGCCAAGGATCTCCGCCCCGCGTGA